Proteins found in one Pseudomonas sp. P8_241 genomic segment:
- the rpmF gene encoding 50S ribosomal protein L32, with product MAVQQNKKSRSARDMRRSHDALEASTLSVEKTTGEVHLRHHVSPEGVYRGRKVIDKGADE from the coding sequence ATGGCTGTTCAGCAGAACAAAAAATCCCGCTCTGCCCGTGACATGCGCCGTTCGCACGACGCTCTCGAGGCTAGCACCCTGTCTGTAGAAAAAACCACCGGTGAAGTTCACCTGCGTCACCACGTATCGCCAGAAGGCGTATACCGTGGTCGTAAAGTGATCGACAAGGGCGCTGACGAGTAA
- the plsX gene encoding phosphate acyltransferase PlsX: MSAQVIAIDAMGGDFGPRSIVQASFACLAATPSLHLTLVGQPSLLEELIAGHSAVDRARLSIAPASEVITMDEKPAQALRGKPDSSMRVALELLRDAKVQACVSAGNTGALMALSRFVLKTLPGIDRPAMVAAIPTQKGYCQLLDLGANVDCSAEHLLQFAVMGSVAAETLGIVRPRVALLNIGTEDIKGNQQVKLAATLLQAARGINYIGFVEGDGLYRGEADVVVCDGFVGNILLKSSEGLATMIAGRIEALFRQSVASRMVGALALPLMKRLQADLAPARHNGASFLGLQGIVVKSHGSAGVQGFQSAIQRALIEIQENLPERIHGRLEDLLL; the protein is encoded by the coding sequence TTGTCTGCTCAAGTCATCGCGATTGACGCAATGGGCGGGGACTTCGGTCCCCGCAGCATTGTTCAAGCCAGCTTCGCTTGCCTGGCTGCTACCCCCTCGCTTCACCTGACCCTCGTCGGTCAACCCTCCCTACTTGAAGAACTGATCGCTGGCCATTCGGCTGTGGATCGCGCACGCCTGTCGATTGCTCCGGCGTCCGAAGTCATCACCATGGATGAAAAACCTGCCCAAGCCCTGCGAGGCAAGCCCGACTCCTCCATGCGCGTGGCGCTTGAGTTGCTGCGCGACGCCAAGGTTCAGGCCTGTGTCAGTGCCGGCAATACGGGAGCGTTGATGGCGCTGTCGCGTTTTGTACTCAAGACCTTGCCGGGCATTGATCGGCCGGCCATGGTGGCGGCGATTCCGACGCAGAAGGGTTACTGCCAGTTGCTCGATCTGGGTGCCAACGTCGATTGCAGTGCAGAGCATCTGTTGCAGTTTGCGGTGATGGGCTCGGTCGCGGCCGAAACTCTGGGGATTGTTCGCCCGCGCGTGGCCTTGCTGAACATCGGCACCGAGGACATCAAGGGCAATCAGCAGGTCAAGCTGGCCGCGACGTTGTTACAGGCGGCCCGGGGTATCAATTACATCGGTTTTGTCGAAGGTGACGGTTTGTACCGAGGTGAAGCGGATGTGGTGGTGTGCGACGGATTTGTCGGCAATATCCTGCTCAAATCCAGTGAAGGCCTGGCAACCATGATTGCCGGGCGTATCGAGGCGTTGTTCAGGCAGAGTGTCGCATCGCGCATGGTCGGTGCTTTGGCGCTACCCCTGATGAAGCGTCTACAGGCTGATCTGGCGCCTGCGCGACACAATGGTGCGAGCTTTCTCGGTTTGCAGGGCATCGTCGTAAAAAGCCACGGATCTGCCGGGGTGCAGGGCTTTCAAAGCGCCATTCAGCGCGCACTGATCGAAATTCAGGAGAATCTGCCGGAGCGCATACACGGTCGTCTGGAGGATTTGTTGCTTTAG